The following are from one region of the Salmo trutta chromosome 20, fSalTru1.1, whole genome shotgun sequence genome:
- the LOC115155367 gene encoding transcription factor 21-like, with amino-acid sequence MEDVLFDLDQDDTTDFDFWGQMDLNFQFQAQLDSLLFDCTTVSGQLSPWSSFGGQSMFPDAQLTFTDLDSQSPGLGAGAEVDSSSADEPHELSKRRPRRFVPHHPYKIQRHAANIRERKRMLSINSAFEELRCHVPTFPYEKRLSKIDTLRLAIAYIALLREILISGCDPKSYLDECMKNGYKNQTNAIWNTSDLTARLSWIKWD; translated from the exons ATGGAAGATGTATTATTTGACTTGGATCAAGATGATACTACAGACTTTGATTTCTGGGGCCAGATGGACCTTAACTTCCAGTTCCAGGCCCAGTTGGACAGTCTACTCTTTGACTGCACCACGGTCAGCGGCCAGCTTTCGCCCTGGTCCTCGTTCGGTGGCCAGTCCATGTTCCCGGACGCGCAGCTGACCTTCACAGACCTGGACTCGCAGTCTCCCGGCCTTGGCGCTGGTGCTGAAGTGGACAGCTCCTCGGCGGACGAGCCCCACGAGTTGAGCAAGCGCAGGCCGCGGCGGTTTGTGCCCCATCACCCGTACAAGATCCAGCGACACGCCGCTAATATccgggagaggaagaggatgctGAGTATCAATTCGGCGTTCGAAGAGCTGCGGTGCCACGTGCCCACCTTTCCGTATGAAAAGCGCCTGTCCAAGATTGATACCCTGAGACTCGCCATTGCCTACATTGCCCTCCTGAGAGAAATATTGATATCCGGCTGCGACCCCAAGTCATATTTGGATGAATGCATGAAGAATGGTTACAAGAATCAAACCAATGCAATATGGAACACAAGTG ATCTGACAGCCCGGCTCTCCTGGATAAAGTGGGATTAA